Proteins from a genomic interval of Acidobacteriota bacterium:
- a CDS encoding 4Fe-4S binding protein has protein sequence MRRLMRRGIQLGALGLLLAVPALNYGGILYQQYGKNGYHKISLTGTVFEQWLYHLFSVTLGRLADPAARSMDWVGNFGSFSAFGFPILDPVVAAETVFRAPGVWLALLAGAALPLLVAALLGRIFCGWVCPVNTLLEGFDLLRRRALPKIGVRPPDLKVPRWAKWALLFTGLAAAVAFDVALWANLLPHVQIGRDVFSLMVFGVTNGGVLIFSGVILGELLLSRRAWCRSLCPTGALLGLFGSLAPFRVRKAERACIEGCTACARICPMGVNPAGSFSLAECYNCGVCTAACPDDLLTLGLAPPRRRSPARLLARLKKGVSLGLGTALLLVPLAASGHHMRGKPHYGYAENYPQIPTRETRVRVGRYDITVVSYFFEGLRRQTSDTPDDVQFYVSLTDARTGQSYTGPLTIEVRRGKTRLAAFQHDRPLEEAVYRVRQSVPGPGLYDLKLVAEGFQGSVPVEVWGDTVSWMPYLATGGVVLFVLLLFFHRRRSRAARRRKTHAAPGA, from the coding sequence ATGCGCCGGCTCATGAGAAGGGGGATCCAGCTGGGGGCGCTCGGCCTGCTCCTGGCCGTGCCCGCCCTCAACTACGGGGGCATCCTCTACCAGCAGTACGGCAAGAACGGCTACCACAAGATATCCCTGACGGGAACCGTCTTCGAGCAATGGCTCTACCACCTGTTTTCGGTCACCCTCGGTCGCCTGGCGGACCCCGCCGCCCGCTCGATGGACTGGGTGGGCAACTTCGGGTCGTTCTCCGCCTTCGGGTTCCCGATTCTCGACCCGGTGGTCGCGGCGGAGACCGTATTCCGCGCGCCGGGCGTCTGGCTCGCCCTCCTGGCGGGAGCCGCGCTCCCGCTCCTCGTGGCCGCCCTCCTCGGGCGGATCTTCTGCGGGTGGGTCTGCCCGGTGAACACGCTCCTGGAGGGATTCGACCTCCTGAGACGGCGCGCGCTGCCGAAGATCGGGGTCCGTCCGCCGGACCTCAAAGTCCCCCGGTGGGCCAAGTGGGCGCTGCTGTTCACGGGGCTTGCCGCGGCGGTCGCCTTCGACGTCGCCCTGTGGGCGAACCTCCTCCCCCACGTCCAGATCGGGCGGGACGTGTTCTCCCTCATGGTGTTCGGCGTCACCAACGGCGGCGTCCTGATCTTCTCGGGCGTCATCCTGGGCGAGTTGCTCCTCTCCCGCCGGGCGTGGTGCCGCTCCCTCTGCCCGACCGGCGCGCTTCTGGGCCTCTTCGGCTCGCTGGCCCCCTTCCGGGTGCGGAAGGCCGAGCGCGCCTGCATCGAGGGCTGCACGGCCTGCGCGAGAATCTGTCCGATGGGGGTCAACCCGGCGGGGTCGTTCTCACTCGCCGAATGCTACAACTGCGGGGTCTGTACGGCCGCCTGCCCCGACGACCTGCTGACCCTGGGGCTCGCCCCTCCGCGCCGGCGCTCGCCGGCCCGGCTCCTCGCGCGCCTCAAGAAGGGCGTCTCCCTGGGGCTGGGGACGGCGCTGCTCCTGGTTCCGCTCGCCGCATCCGGCCACCACATGCGGGGAAAGCCCCACTACGGCTACGCCGAGAATTACCCCCAGATCCCCACGCGCGAAACGCGCGTCCGGGTCGGCCGTTACGACATCACCGTGGTGAGCTATTTCTTCGAGGGGCTGCGCCGGCAGACTTCGGACACGCCGGACGACGTGCAGTTCTACGTCAGCCTCACGGACGCCAGGACCGGCCAGAGCTACACGGGCCCCCTGACCATCGAGGTGCGCCGTGGAAAGACCCGGCTGGCCGCCTTCCAGCACGACCGGCCTTTGGAGGAAGCCGTGTACCGGGTCCGCCAGTCGGTGCCGGGACCGGGGCTATATGACTTGAAGCTCGTGGCCGAGGGGTTTCAGGGGTCCGTCCCGGTCGAAGTCTGGGGCGATACCGTCTCCTGGATGCCGTACCTGGCGACGGGCGGGGTCGTGCTGTTCGTCCTGCTCCTCTTTTTTCACCGCAGGCGCTCCCGGGCGGCCCGCCGGAGGAAGACGCATGCGGCGCCCGGCGCGTAA
- a CDS encoding 4Fe-4S dicluster domain-containing protein, translated as MGLNRRTFLLAGAMALTGVASVLATGRRSFARAGARFRRLLRPPGALNAREFLDRCIRCARCAAVCPNTAIQMTGFGHGLRNLNTPYIVPREQACMLCMKCTEVCPTGALTQIVADADAVLSQVKMGRAVVDQAMCYSYQGRTCGVCIRACPFPGVAMKTGMYEQPIVTDACVGCGLCERACIHVPQAIRIVPVES; from the coding sequence TTGGGTCTGAACAGACGGACGTTCCTGCTCGCCGGGGCAATGGCGCTCACGGGCGTCGCTTCGGTGCTCGCGACCGGACGGAGGAGTTTCGCGAGGGCCGGGGCGCGTTTTCGCCGCCTCCTTCGCCCGCCCGGCGCGCTGAACGCGCGGGAGTTCCTCGACCGGTGCATCCGCTGCGCGCGGTGCGCCGCCGTCTGTCCGAACACCGCCATTCAGATGACCGGGTTCGGCCACGGCCTCAGAAACCTCAACACGCCTTACATCGTCCCCCGCGAGCAGGCCTGCATGCTTTGCATGAAGTGCACCGAGGTCTGCCCGACGGGCGCCCTGACGCAAATCGTAGCAGACGCCGACGCCGTTCTCTCTCAGGTCAAGATGGGACGCGCGGTGGTGGATCAGGCCATGTGCTACTCCTACCAGGGGCGCACCTGCGGGGTGTGCATCCGCGCCTGTCCCTTCCCGGGGGTGGCGATGAAGACGGGCATGTACGAACAGCCCATCGTCACGGACGCCTGCGTGGGCTGCGGGCTCTGCGAGCGCGCCTGCATCCACGTCCCCCAGGCGATCCGCATCGTCCCCGTGGAGTCCTGA